CTCATAGTAACGCAAAATGCTGCCACAGTGCAGTTGGAACTATACAAAGAACCTCAAGACCCCGATGGTGTTACCGCTTTCATTTGTTGCCTATGGGTAAATGAGGAAGAGCGCAAGCACGGCCACGCCGGGAGGCTCTTAGATAGAGCAGAAGAGATTGCCGCCCGGGAGGGGCATAAGAGAGTGCATCTCGAATGGTGTTCACTCGATAGCCCTCAATGGGTACTTGAATGGTATCTCAGAAGAGGTTATGAAGAGCAAGAGTTTGGCCATAACTCATCATTGCTGGTTAAAGAACTAAATCAAATAAAATGAAAAAAAGAATCAAAGAAGTGCTTCTCATGCTAAGCCTTGCGCTAAGTGCAG
The nucleotide sequence above comes from Duncaniella freteri. Encoded proteins:
- a CDS encoding GNAT family N-acetyltransferase; protein product: MMVQKQVWHRRTRYLIVTQNAATVQLELYKEPQDPDGVTAFICCLWVNEEERKHGHAGRLLDRAEEIAAREGHKRVHLEWCSLDSPQWVLEWYLRRGYEEQEFGHNSSLLVKELNQIK